The DNA window CATGCTCACGAGCGGGCTCACCTCACGGCGTCCTACAACGCCGCAGGCTCGCACCAATGACTTGTCGGTCATCTCGGCACTGCCGTTCACCTTGTAGCCCAAAGATCGTTTCTTCGCGAACGCCGGGCGCCCCCAGGGGCTTGGGATGCTCATGAGAAAACGCANACGAGCGTTGCGATACCGGGCCAGCGTCTTGGGGTCGCGCTCGCCAGCGACGATGGCGCGGATGATGGCTTGTCCCGTCAGTCCCATGACATCGGTCAGAACCTCGGTGAGCTGGATGTTCATCTGCACCAGCGCCTTTTGCATGCGCTGCACCCAACTGGCCTGCTCGGCCAAGAGCACGTCGCGCTGACGGGCCACGGCACGCACCACACAGACCTCATCGGTCGGGCGGAACGCCGCGCGCAAGAACCCCAGGCTCATCAACTTCTGCAACCACTGGCAGTCCTGCACATCGCTCTTGCGCCCAGGCACATACTTCATCTGCCGCGCATCGACCAAAAACACCGTCAAGCCGCGTTGCTCCAGCACCTCGAACACCGGGATCCAGTACACCCCGGTGGACTCCAGCGCCACGGTGTCGACCCCACACGCGAGCAGCCAGTCGGCCATGGCGTGCAGATCGTCGGTCATCGCACCGAACTCGCGCACCGGTTCGTCGCAGGCTTGCCGGGGTACCGCCACCCAGTGGCTCGACCCTCCTACGTCGATACCCGCCGCGTTGGGGAAGACCAGATCATCATCTCGCTTGCGCATCGCCATCGTTTGCTCCAAGATTGTCAACGAACGGCAGCGCCATGGGAGTCGTCGAATTCGACTCGATCTCTCAAACGGGATGCACATCGCTGTGCTCACCACTGTCGCCGACGATTCCCGGACCATGCTCACGAGCGGGCTCACCTCACGGCGTCCTACAACGCCGCAGGCTCGCACCAATGACTTGTCGGTCATCTCGGCACTGCCGTTCACCTTGTAGCCCAAAGATCGTTTCTTCGCAAACGCCGGGCGCCCCCAGGGGCTTGGGATGCTCACGAGCAAAGGCCAAGTGACTGTCCCGGTCGACATCAGGCGGTCGTTGGGTCTGCATGCCCATGACCGGCTCACATTCACGCCCATGCCCGATGGAACCGTGGTGCTCCGGGCCAAAACCAAGTCCATCTTGGAGCTCAAGGGCATGCTGCAGCCAGCCCCCGGCACAACGGTTTCGATTGAGGACATGAGCCTGGGCTCGACTTGATGGCCGCGCTCGACACCAACGTCCTGGTGCGCTGGCTGATGGACGACGATGCCAGGCAAAGCGCTGCCGTCGCGAAAGTTCTGCAGTCGGCCCTGGAGCAGGACGAGAAGCTGTTCGTGCCAGTCACCGTGCTGCTCGAAACGGAGTGGGTGCTGCGCTCCCGCTATCGCCTGGACAAGCCATCCGTGACCGCAGCCCTGGATGCATTGCTGAGCGCAACCGAGCTGGAATTCCAGAGCGAGCCGGCACTGGAACAAGCCCTGTGGTCTTTCAAGCAGGAGGGCTCGCCGGATTTTGCCGACTGCATGCGTGTGGCCCTGGTCAACCAAGCGGGGCACAGCCCATTGCTGACTTTTGATGTGCGCGCCGCAAGGCTCGAAGGGGCGCAGCTGCTGGAGTCAGAACCTCAGGACAAGCAGCAGCCGACTGTCGGCTGAATTCAGCGCTGCGCCACCACCACGGCCTCGTTGCCCTGTGCGAAGAGGTGGACCTGCGACGGCATGCCGGCTTGGGCGAAGGCCGCCTGGATTTCGTCGGGCCGCAGGAAATGGTTGCCTTGGACGTGCTCGCTCAAGTTCTGGAACGCCAGCGCCTTGCGGCTGGGCTCGCGCAAGGCCGTGCGCTCCGCCGGCCAGGCCGGCTCCCAGATGACGACGTAGCCACCCGGCTTGAGGTTGGCGCGCAGCCAGGCGAACAGGGTTGCGGTGTCCTTTTCCCACACATGGTGCAGCGCGCGGTTCATCGCAATCAGGTCGGCGGGTTCGTCCAGGGCCAGCGCATGGATGTCGCCGTGGATGAAGCGCAGCCTTTCGCCCAAGCCGTCCTGCGCCGCCAGGGCTTGGGCCTGGGTGATGTTCTCCTGGAAGCCGTCGATGCCCAGGCCCCGCAGCTTGCCGCAGCGCCGCGCCAGTGCGCGCAAATACCAGCCATTGCCGCAGCCCAGGTCCACGGCGAGTCCGCCGCGGGCGTCCACGTCAGCGAATGCCGGAACTGCCGGGCAGATGGTGCGCTCGAACATCGGCGCGAAATTGGCCTCGAGCATCGGCCCGAACCAGGGCAGCACGGTCTCGCGCTCGGCCAGAACTTGCTCGCCCGGCCGCTCGCCGGTGCGCATGAGGCCCGCGGCCCGCTCGGCCATGTGCGCCGACAGGACGGATTGCACGGCCATGGGCATGAGGGTGTCGGGCGCTTCGGGGCGCATGGCCTCGCCCATCGGCGTGAGGCGGAAGGCCTCACCGTCGACATCCAGGTAGCCGAAGGCATAGGCGGCGTCGCACCAGCGCAGGACGTAGCCAGGGTCGAGCTTGGCTGCCTCGGCCAGGGCCGTCGAAGGCGCGGTGCCTAGGCTGTGCAGGGTGCTGAACAGGCCGCTGACCACGCCGATGTAGGCGGTGTTCAGGCTCAGCGCTGCCTGGGATTGCTGGCGGAATTGGGTTTTGAGGTCGTCTGCAGTCATGGGGGAATCGTGGAATCGTAAGGCGGGAACCGGGCCATTGTGTCACTCACGCCCGGCCAGTCGTGTTTCAGGATGCGTTAACCGCGTCCGGGTTTCTGGTATTCCCGGGAGTATCAGGATTCTGCAATGATGGATGCAGAGTCCGTCGGGCTCGACATCAACATTTGGAGGAACACAACCATGACTGTGAACGAAGGTACCCTGGACCGCGCCCTGCGCGTGATTGCCGGTCTTGCACTCATCGCCCTGACACTGACCCACGTGATCGGCGTATGGGGCTGGATTGGCGTGGTGCCGCTGGTGGCCGGGGCTGTGGGGTTCTGCCCGCTGTACGCGGTGCTCGGGATTCGCACCTGTCCGATGCGCAAGAACTGACGGCCGACCGGGGCGACCATGGGAGTTGCCTCGGTTGAGGCAATGGCAGCTCTACGCGAACAAATGGTTCAGCTTTACTTCGCGCGAAGTGGCTCATTTTGACTTTGCGCGCAACAACCTTGAAGCTGCGCCCGTGCAGCGCCACCTGAAGCTCGTCGAACTTGAACGTCTCGGCCTTGTTCGCCGAGCAGGCGTGGACGTTGACCGCCGGCGCGAAGTTCACGTAGACCCGGCTGCACTTGTCGACCGCCTTGCGCGGCCTGAAGGGATAGCCAAGGAAGATGAACTGCACGACCGGATAGTCAGCCCGTCGATTGATGTCCTGACAGTACACGATGTGGGTCTTGTCAGGGTGCAGTTCGAGGCCGTGCGCAAGACCATCCGAGAGCAGACCCGGCGCGGACACGGAGGCCTTGGGGGGTCTGGAGCGCATGCAAGGTCGGCACCGCTTTACGCTGGTGACCGAGTCCACTGGTGACCGACGCAGCTTGGTGGGCAGCAGCAACAGCACACGCGGGAAGGTGGTCGACGCCTGGATGGCCCGTGCTGGCCGGCGAGGCCACCGTCGTGGAGTCGCAGCCCCGCGCCGAGGACGCGCTGCAGCTGCAAGCGCTGACGGGGCACTCCCCGCTGCAATGCCTGGGGCATTGGGGCCAGCATCAAGGGCGGCCAGCGCAATCTCAAAACATGCGGCAAATACAAAAAGAGATTGCTGACGACCTCGAAGCCATCCTGGACGGCAAGAGTGTGGAGGCGTTGACGACGCAGCACGTGGAACTCTACGCAGACTACCTGCGCGCCCGGGAAACGGGCAAGGCACGGTCAGCGGCAAGCTCGGCATCTGCGTCACCCGTCACCCTATTGGGGTTGAGGTCGCGCCAATACGCCAATACTCGAACAACGCGACAAAGGTCTGTTCTCTGGGAGCCTGGGGGCTGGCAATGTCCGGCAGCGCCTGCGTGGGCGGTACCGCCGCAAAGCCGTCGTGATGCGCCTGGCTCGGCAGATCCGCCGCAGGCTGGCTGTCAAGACTGCCGCTTACCCCGACAACGCCGGCGGGCAGTTGCAAACCCGAGAACCGTGCCAGCCACTGGGCGGCCAGGCTCATCGACAGGATGCGCGACCTCACGGTCATGGGTGTTGAGCTGTACGCGGATGAGTTCGCCGAACTCGGCGCGGTGCTTGCGCGGCACGCGCATCTGGAAGAAATAAGCGCCGCGCTGCTGGGTCATGTACACCATTTGATGGACTCCGAAAACGTCGAAAAACAACGTCGCGGAAGCCTGGCGTCGAATGGCGTGTGTACAACAAAAAGTACAACAACCCGGAAAGTGAACCGCTGAATCGCAAAAATTATGCTTGCGAATCAATAGCTTAGGCAATCATTGGCGGAGAGAGGGGAATCAATTTATCGTTTGTTTTCATGCACTTAGTTCGTCGATGCCATATTTCATGCCATGTTACATGCCCTGGGCGCCGCCTTACGGGCCCGGATAAGGCGGCAGGATCATCGTGCGATTCACCAGCACGTTGAATACGTAGCCCGGCCGGATTGTCAGCGTCGGCTGGATGCTCAGGTTCTTGTTGAGCAGGTTGGTGCCGACGTTGTCCATCTGCTGAGCCAGGGCTGAGGCCGCCTGCTGGCTCGCAGACGGGGTGTTGAGGGCGCCGGCGTTGTGCGGCTGGCTCAGCTGCGCGCCCACACCAAGCAGGCTCATCAAGACGGCACTGTCAAAGATCCTCATGGTGTGGCTGTCGACCTGATCGTGGAATCCGGCCCGGCCCTCCCCGTCCGTGCCGCTCATCCCTTTCAGATCCATCATGGCGCCGTTGGGGAAGATCAACCGATTCCAGGCGACCAGCACGCGGCTCTGTCCATAGGCCACGTCGCTGCTGTACTCGCCGATGATGCGAGTGCCCTGGGGAATGAGCACCACGTCCGGATTGAGGCTGTCATAGACGGTCTGCCGCACTTGCGCCGTGATCGTGCCCGGCAGATCGCTGTCGATGCCGGTCAGCATGACTGCAGGGATGACGGCGCCGGCAAACAGTTCATGGTTGCCGATGGGCGGTTGCGCCGCCGCATCGAGGTAGCCATTGGACGCCTTGTGCTCCTGCCTGACCAGGAACGCCTTGTTCTGGGCTTGCGGGCTCTGGGCGTCGCCAGCCATACTCGAGGCGGCCTGAAGTGCCGCCAGGGCCTTCTGAAGGTTTGGATCAGCCGCGCCCTGGGGCGTTGCAGCCAGAGCCGTGAGGTTGCGCAGTCCGTTGGCCTGCGATGGTGCCGGGGTCTCGGACTGGATGCCGCTCAGCATTCCCACGCTCCCCGTGCTGGTCTTGGCCAAGTGTGCAGTCTGGTCCGCCAATACCGCGCCTTCCAGATCCTTGTAGTGCTGCTCGACCAGCCAGCGGCGGTACTTCTGCGCCGGCGTAAGTTGCGACGGCTCGCCACTGGCGTGCAATGCCGCGCCGGGGTTGTTCGGGCGGGTCAAAGGCGCGCCCGGGCTGCTGGCTGCGCCGACGGGCGCAGATGCGGCGTTGCCGGTTTGATCGGATGACGCCGCCACAGGCCCGCCCAAATGCTGCTGAGCCGCGCGCTGCATGGCAGCGACGTCCGGCGATGTCTGCCCGACCATGGCGGTCGTCCCGGAGCTCTCAGCGGGCTGGCTCTTGTTTCCGGCCGTCAGAATGCCGATCACCATCCCACCGACGACGACACTGCCGCCGATGAAGGCGATTTTCTTGAAGTTCTTGCTCAGGCGCGCTCCGCCTTCGCGCGGCGTTCCCTTGATGCTCAGGACTCCCTTCTTGGGCGCCGCGGCGCCGTTGAGGTCCTGGTTGAGCAGACTTTCGTCCAGGGGTTTGTCGTCTTGAATGGCTTCAGTCATGACGCGCCCTCACCGCCCAGAAAACCAGCCACCACCCCCTGCCTGGCCATGCCGGCAGGTCACGCTGCGGGCATCCTTGCCGACGCCGACGACCAGTTTGAACGTCTGCGGCAGGCCATCGATGATGTAGTAGCCATGCACCAGGCGACTGTTCATCAGCTCAGTCCGGCCGTTGGTGACGTTGAACACGGCGGGCGCGTCGGTGTATTTCATGTCGGGCGGCATCTGCAGGTAGGTGTGCCCGCCCCCTGCGAAGATGCGCACGGGCTTCAGATCTGCGTTCTCAAGATCGGCATGGCCGTCATCCGCCTTGCACGTGAAGTCGAAGTCCAGGCTTGCGGGGTTGATGCTGCTCATGGGAGCAACCACGGCTTTCTTCCTGACCTCGAGCCTGGCCTGCTCAGCCGCCCTCGCCTGCGCTGCCTGCTGCCGCATGTTGATCACCAGCTGCTGCGGGTCGTAGAAGCCGACCAGCGGCACGTAGTCATGGGCGTCGCTCACCAGGGTCATGTAATAGACCCGCCCGGCGTCGGTCGTGACCACCAGGTTGGTCACCAGACCGGCAGCCGTGGGCTTGACCACCACCACGGGGCGGTCGCCGGCGCCGGCCGATTGCACGAGCCAGCGCACCGAATCGCCGATGGACATGTTGGTGATGTGCTCCCCGGGCATCAGGTTGATGACGCAAATGTGGAGAGGTGCGCAGGTGATCGTGGGCCGGCTTTGGCCGTAGGCGTACATCACCTGACCATTCGTGCCGACGAGAGAAGGCGCAATCCCGGTTTGCAGCCATTCCTGGCTGGCGTCCTCCGTAGCCCTCGACGAGAGCGGGACCGGAGCGACCCCATGGACCAGTTGGTCGCTGGTGCGTCCCTTGTCCGGGGTGCCGATCAGGTGAATCGTCGTCGTGCTCGGCATGGCCATAGCGGAGCTGGCCAGCATGGCAAGCACGACCAGTGCGTAGGGGAAGAATTTCATGGCGGCTTCCTTACTGGCCTTTGGAGAAGACCTGCGTCCAGGTCACGTTCTTGACGAACAGTCCGAGCGGGTTGTCCAGCATGATCTGCGGACTCTCGGCGAGCTTGGGGTCGATCCCCGTGCTGACATCGGCCTTCCAGTGCTCCACCGGCTGCGGCTGCCCGCCGTTCACCCGGACCTCATCCCAGCCGACCTGCCACGTGTCTTTGCTCACTGGCAGGATGCTGGTGATGTTGGCGCTCACCGTGAAGTCGCCGAACGGCGGATGCTTGCTGAAGTAGCCGTTGAGATAGGCGGCGGTGTCGCTGCTCGCCATCGCGTAGACGCGATGGATCAGCGTCTTTTGTGCCGAAGCATCCGGGATGACGGTCCTGGCGTTCCAGATCCAGTTGGCGACCTGCGCCTCGATGATCCGTTGGTCAACGGCGCCGCCCGAGACGGGTTGCGCCATGGCGACCGGGTTGCCCATCTTGTCGATCGCCACCACGTAGGGCTTGATCTTGGACTGGGCGCCGAGGAAGACGACGCCCGTGACGGCGATCGCGGCGACAGCCCATGCGCCAATCGCCGCGTAACGCCAGCTCCTGGCGCGGGCGAGTGCATCGCCATAGCGCTCATCCCACTCGCGGCGCGCGTTCAAATAGGGGTTGGCTTCCGCCATCATTCCTCCTGTGCATCGGTGTTGGGCCTAAGCCCTTACCTGGATTGCGCAGGAGGTTGCAGGGGGTGCGGCTGTGCGGCTGTGCGGCTGTGCGGCTGTGCGGCTGTGCGGCTGTGCGGCTGTGCGGCTGTGCGGCTGTGCGGCTGTGCGGCTGTGCGGCTGTGCGGCTGTGCGGCTGTGCGGCTGTGCGGCTGTGCGGCTGTGCGGCTGTGCGGCTGTGCGGCTGTGCGGCTGTGCGGCTGTGCGGCTGTGCGGCTGTGCGGCTGTGCGGCTGTGCGGCTGTGCGGCTGTGCGGCTGTGCGGCTGTGCGGCTG is part of the Thiomonas sp. X19 genome and encodes:
- a CDS encoding type II toxin-antitoxin system PrlF family antitoxin, translated to MLTSKGQVTVPVDIRRSLGLHAHDRLTFTPMPDGTVVLRAKTKSILELKGMLQPAPGTTVSIEDMSLGST
- a CDS encoding type II toxin-antitoxin system VapC family toxin, with the protein product MAALDTNVLVRWLMDDDARQSAAVAKVLQSALEQDEKLFVPVTVLLETEWVLRSRYRLDKPSVTAALDALLSATELEFQSEPALEQALWSFKQEGSPDFADCMRVALVNQAGHSPLLTFDVRAARLEGAQLLESEPQDKQQPTVG
- a CDS encoding trans-aconitate 2-methyltransferase, whose product is MTADDLKTQFRQQSQAALSLNTAYIGVVSGLFSTLHSLGTAPSTALAEAAKLDPGYVLRWCDAAYAFGYLDVDGEAFRLTPMGEAMRPEAPDTLMPMAVQSVLSAHMAERAAGLMRTGERPGEQVLAERETVLPWFGPMLEANFAPMFERTICPAVPAFADVDARGGLAVDLGCGNGWYLRALARRCGKLRGLGIDGFQENITQAQALAAQDGLGERLRFIHGDIHALALDEPADLIAMNRALHHVWEKDTATLFAWLRANLKPGGYVVIWEPAWPAERTALREPSRKALAFQNLSEHVQGNHFLRPDEIQAAFAQAGMPSQVHLFAQGNEAVVVAQR
- a CDS encoding DUF2892 domain-containing protein, translated to MTVNEGTLDRALRVIAGLALIALTLTHVIGVWGWIGVVPLVAGAVGFCPLYAVLGIRTCPMRKN
- a CDS encoding TrbI/VirB10 family protein, producing MTEAIQDDKPLDESLLNQDLNGAAAPKKGVLSIKGTPREGGARLSKNFKKIAFIGGSVVVGGMVIGILTAGNKSQPAESSGTTAMVGQTSPDVAAMQRAAQQHLGGPVAASSDQTGNAASAPVGAASSPGAPLTRPNNPGAALHASGEPSQLTPAQKYRRWLVEQHYKDLEGAVLADQTAHLAKTSTGSVGMLSGIQSETPAPSQANGLRNLTALAATPQGAADPNLQKALAALQAASSMAGDAQSPQAQNKAFLVRQEHKASNGYLDAAAQPPIGNHELFAGAVIPAVMLTGIDSDLPGTITAQVRQTVYDSLNPDVVLIPQGTRIIGEYSSDVAYGQSRVLVAWNRLIFPNGAMMDLKGMSGTDGEGRAGFHDQVDSHTMRIFDSAVLMSLLGVGAQLSQPHNAGALNTPSASQQAASALAQQMDNVGTNLLNKNLSIQPTLTIRPGYVFNVLVNRTMILPPYPGP
- a CDS encoding TrbG/VirB9 family P-type conjugative transfer protein; amino-acid sequence: MKFFPYALVVLAMLASSAMAMPSTTTIHLIGTPDKGRTSDQLVHGVAPVPLSSRATEDASQEWLQTGIAPSLVGTNGQVMYAYGQSRPTITCAPLHICVINLMPGEHITNMSIGDSVRWLVQSAGAGDRPVVVVKPTAAGLVTNLVVTTDAGRVYYMTLVSDAHDYVPLVGFYDPQQLVINMRQQAAQARAAEQARLEVRKKAVVAPMSSINPASLDFDFTCKADDGHADLENADLKPVRIFAGGGHTYLQMPPDMKYTDAPAVFNVTNGRTELMNSRLVHGYYIIDGLPQTFKLVVGVGKDARSVTCRHGQAGGGGWFSGR
- a CDS encoding VirB8/TrbF family protein, with translation MAEANPYLNARREWDERYGDALARARSWRYAAIGAWAVAAIAVTGVVFLGAQSKIKPYVVAIDKMGNPVAMAQPVSGGAVDQRIIEAQVANWIWNARTVIPDASAQKTLIHRVYAMASSDTAAYLNGYFSKHPPFGDFTVSANITSILPVSKDTWQVGWDEVRVNGGQPQPVEHWKADVSTGIDPKLAESPQIMLDNPLGLFVKNVTWTQVFSKGQ